A window of Barnesiella propionica genomic DNA:
TCCGCGTATGCACGAGCGGCTTTTTGTAATGGTTCCTTTTGTTTCAGTGGCGCCGGGATGGATACATCCTGTTTTTCACAAAACAGCAAAGGACTTATTGTCTGAACTGAAGCGTTCGGTTTTGTCAGATAAAAAAAAGTAAAAAGAAAACACGGTTATTTAATAAAGTATTATATTTGCAACCAAAATCAGATGTGGAAGGATTTGGCTGCTTGCAACCACGATAAAAAATGCTAAAAATTGCGTTCTTATCTCTTTCCTGTCAGCCTTGTTATTCTGATTCTGAATAAATAGCAAATTATTTTTCGGGTGGTCTCGTTCTGCCCGGATTAGGACAATAACAATAACAACTTTTTAATTATGAATTATTTATTCACCTCAGAATCGGTGTCCGAAGGACACCCCGATAAAGTAGCCGATCAAATATCGGATGCTTTGCTTGACGAGTTTCTGGCTCATGATGCCAACTCGAAAGTAGCTTGCGAAACATTGGTGACTACCGGACAGGTAGTTCTTGCCGGAGAGGTTAAATCGAATGCTTATGTTGATCTTATGGATGTTGCCCGCCGGGTAATCAACCGTATAGGTTATAATAAGAGTTCTTATAAATTTGACGGAGATTCATGCGGAGTATTTTCTGCTATTCATGAGCAATCGGCCGATATAAACAGAGGAGTAGAAAGAGAAGATCCGATGAATCAGGGTGCCGGGGATCAGGGGATGATGTTCGGTTATGCTTGTAATGAAACCGATAATTATATGCCGCTTTCATTAGATCTCTCCCATCTCTTGCTTACAGAGCTGGCGGCTATTCGTCGGGAAGAAAAAGAAATGACCTACCTTCGTAAAGGGAAAGTAACTTCATATTTACGTCCTGATTCTAAATCTCAGGTAACGATCGAATACAATGAAGATAATATTCCTGTAAGGGTTCATACGATTGTGGTTTCTACCCAACATGATGATTTCATCGTGCCGGAGGACAGTACTCCTGAAGCTCAGGCTGCTGCCGATGCCGCTATGTTGGAACGTATTTATAACGATGTAAAAAATATCCTTATACCCCGTGTAGTAGAGAAGTTGCCCGCGCGCGTAAAAGCTTTATTCGATAGCAATATCATTCTACATGTAAATCCTACCGGAAAATTCGTAATTGGCGGTCCTCATGGTGATACGGGACTTACTGGCCGTAAAATTATCGTCGATACTTATGGCGGTAAGGGAGGTCATGGCGGAGGCGCTTTTTCCGGAAAAGATCCTTCTAAAGTCGATCGTTCCGCTGCTTATGCAGCTCGTCACATTGCAAAGAATCTTGTAGCTGCCGGAGTTTCAGATGAACTGTTGGTACAGGTGTCTTATGCGATAGGAGTGGCACAACCGGTAAGTGTTTATGTAAACACTTATGGGAAATCGAATGTATCATTGAGCGATGCTGAGATTGCCGCTAAAATTACCGAAATATTTGATTTACGGCCGAAGGCCATAGAAGAACGGCTTAAACTCCGTAATCCGATTTATGAAGAAACAGCTGCGTATGGTCATATGGGACGTAAACCCGAAATAGTGAAAAAAACATTTACTTCTAAATATATGCCTGAACCCCTGGAGAAAGAGGTAGAACTCTTTACCTGGGAGAAACTGGATTATGTAGATAAAGTTAAAAAATCATTCGGTTTGGTTTAAATCGTGATAAATGAAATAAAACGAGCCGGATGTATCCGGCTCGTTTTATTTTAATAGTTACTGAAATTTCTCGGTTTTATGACGAACCCGATGCGTAGCCGGCTGCGAAATTTATTATAATCCAGTAAACATTCTCCGTATCCGTTATAATATTGTACGAAAAAATACTGGTTTTCTTTCGGGAATAACCGGAAATTAAATTCGAGAATTGTATTGAAATTCAGATTCCAACCGCTTCTTTTGGTAAGAATTGTGGTAAATCCCCATCGTTGATTCTCACTGATATAGCTGGTTGCCAGTTGTGCGATACCGCAATATTTGAGAATGTCTTTGTTATTCTCTCCGTCAATAATGGGAATCCAGGTTTTAAATTGTATTTCCAGGTTTTTTTCTATAAGTAAAGCTCCGGAGAAAGTAATCCGGTTCCAGCTGCGGGAATAGATACTGTCTTTTCCGTTCGATTCATGTTCTATTAATATTCCCGCTTTACCGATGTACCGGTTCTGATGGATGATAAGGTGCCCTAAGCCGATGCCCGGATTGAAATTCAGGTCTACCATGGGTAGGGATTTTTCGAACACATTCCAAAAAGCTTTTTGTGTATATTCGATAAACAGAAAGGAGTTGAAAGGTAATTTACTTTTAGTAAGCCTTTGGCTTATGCTTATCTGGAATTTGACGTCTGAGTTCTGTTTGGTCGGCTTGTGCCCGATAGAAGTTCCCCCAATGAAATAATTGTCTTTGAAAAGAGTAAAATAAGGGCCTTTATCCAGTTCATCTCGAATACTGTCGGCATTATAATGCGGAGTATTCGGTTTATCAATAATCTGGGCGTGCATGCCATAACAGTATAGCCATGCGACAAGGAGCATACATATATTTCTCATGAGTATATATTAATCTTTTAGACAACAAATATTAAATCAAAATTGTTTTCATAAAAGGTCATAATTTCTTTAAATTTAGTCATTATGATGGATAATTTTAAAGTTTTCGCGAATAAAATAAAAATTGCCTTCGTTTTTTCATTATAGCATTATTTGTGGCTGTCGATAAAAAAGGTAAATTTGCGTTGATATCAAAAATAAAAGTATGAATAAGATTATTTCGTACGTGTCTTTCGTATGGCTTCTTGTATTTGTTTCTTGCGGGAATGAAAAGACGGGTTTCTCTATAGAAGGAACGTTGGATAACCTGGAAGGAAAACCGCTTTTTGCCATATATGAAAATCAGGAAAAATTATATATCGATACTTTATTTCCTCAGAATGGTTTTATTTCTCTTAAAGGAGAGGCGAAGGCACTTACTCCTGTACAATTTTACAGAGCCGATAAGAGTAAATATCTCCGTTTATATGTGAAAAACGGGGATCGTATAGAGTTGAAAGGAGATTCCCGGGAACCCTATGAGCTGAATATTAAGGGAAGCGATCTTGACAAAGAGTTGCTGCAATTTTGCCGTGATAACAAATCTTTATTAAACGCTTTAGATTCGGAACGACAAGAGGTCTTGAAAGCGGGTGTCATCTCGGAACGTCTGGCCGCTCTTAATAAAGAGCTGAGTGAAAAAGTAACCAAATATGTTACCGGACATAAAAACTCGGTGTTAAGTTCTATCCTGCTATATGATTTTATGCCTGTAAATAGCGATTTCTCTCCATGTGATTCTTTATTCAGGGTCATATCACCTTCGGCAATACCTCCTTATATTGTGGGAAAATGGGAATATTTGAGAGATAAAGACAGAAAGTTAAGCACCGATTCTGTTTTCGGGGGGGGGAGCTTTATTGACAAAAAAGATTCTTTGAGGGTTTATGAGGCTCCTTATGAACAAATGATGTTGTTTTATTTCTGGAAAACAGGAAATAAGCGGTCTCAACAGGATTTTAATATTTTGCGTGATTTGTACAAAGAATACGGAAAGAATGGTTTGGATATAGTAACAATATCATTAGAACCAGATTCTTCGGCCTGGCGCAGAACATTGGGGACGGATAGTGTTCCCGGAACATCATTATGGGCAAACGGAGGTTTTGCGAATAAAACGATCATGAATTCAGGAGTTCCTTGTATACCTTTTTATGTCGTAACCGATACGCTGGGAATGATAATTGCCAAAGGCATGGAGAGTGATACTTTGAAAGAATTTATTGAAAAGAAGATGAACGGAGCGAAAGAGAGAAAAGTTTCGGATAATTAAAATACGAATGGCCTATGTTGGTAAAAGTATTCGGGGCAGCCGTACAAGGAATAGATGCAATAGTAGTTACGATTGAGGTAAACTGCACGCAGGGTATCCGTTTTTTTATGGTCGGGCTGCCCGATACGGCAGTGAAAGAGAGTCATGAACGTATTGTTTCGGCCGTTCAGCATAACGGTTACAAATTTCCGCGAATGCAGATCGTTATCAATATGGCTCCGGCTGATATCAGGAAGGAAGGCTCTGCTTATGACCTGCCTTTAGCGATAGGAATCCTTGCTTCGGACGGTCATTCGATATCGTCTGAAAAACTTTCTTCTTATATGATGATGGGCGAATTATCGCTTGATGGCAACATTTTACCGGTTAAAGGAGCTTTGCCTATTGCAATTAAAGCAAGAGAGGAAGGGTTTAAAGGGCTTATAATTCCGAAAGCGAATGTAAGGGAGGCTGCTGTTGTTAATAATCTTGATGTATACGGGGTTGAAAATATTAAAGAAGTTATCGAATTTTTCAATGGAGAGCGTGAGCTCGAACCTACTGTAATAGATACCAGAGCCGAATTTTTTGCCGGAACGTCCGAATTCGATCTGGATTTTTCCGATGTAAAAGGACAGGAAAGCGTAAAACGGGCTTTTGAAGTAGCTGCTTCAGGCGGACATAATATTATACTCGTCGGCCCTCCGGGCGCCGGAAAATCGATGATGGCGAAACGTTTGCCTTCTATTTTACCTCCATTGACTTTACAAGAGGCTTTAGAAACGACAAAGATACATTCGGTCGCAGGAAAAATGGATAGTGATAGTTCCCTCCTTTCCCGGCGTCCGTTCCGTGCACCGCACCATACGATATCCAGTGTCGCGTTGGTGGGTGGAGGGGTATTCCCCCAGCCGGGGGAAATATCGCTGGCTCATCACGGTGTTTTGTTTTTGGATGAGCTTCCTGAGTTTTCAAGGCAAGTTCTTGAAGTAATGCGGCAGCCGCTTGAAGACCGTAAGATTACGGTCTCCCGGGCAAAATATTCGATAGAATATCCGGCTAGTGTCATGCTGGTTGCTTCGATGAATCCTTGTCCCTGTGGTTTCTATAATCATCCCGATAAGGAATGTATTTGTTCTCCGGGCGCTGTCCAGCGTTACCTTAACCGTATTTCGGGACCTTTACTGGACCGTATTGACATTCAGGTGGAAATTGTACCGGTTCCTTTTGAAAAGATTTCCGATATCAGGCCTTCTGAGCCGAGTTCTGTTATTCGGGAACGGGTAGTACGTGCACGTGAAATACAGGCGGAACGATTTTCGGGAATTTCCGGAGTATATTGCAATGCTCAGATGAATACACGTTTGCTCAACCGCTATGCGGTTCCGGATGATGCCGGTCTGAAAAGACTGAAAGATGCAATGACCCGTTTTAGTTTATCGGCCCGGGCCTACGACCGTGTTCTCAAGGTAGCGCGTACGATTGCCGATCTGGAGGGGAGTGAGAATATTTTATCCTCGCATATATCCGAGGCGATCACATACCGGAATTTGGACAGGGAGAACTGGGCCGGATGATCGTATGATATGAGTGTCGTATCGTTTCGGGAAATTTATTTTTTGATAATAATTAAAAACAAGATAAAGTGGCAAAAGAAGTAGTTGAGACTCCGCTCATGAAACAATATTTTGAAATGAAAGGCAAACATCCCGATGCTGTTTTGCTTTTCAGGGTAGGAGACTTTTATGAAACGTATTCCGAAGATGCCGTTATTTCGGCGGAAATTCTTGGAATAACACTTACACGGAGGGCGAATGGCGTAGCTCAGCATGTCGAAATGGCGGGTTTTCCGCATCATGCACTCGATACGTATCTTCCCAAACTTGTCAGGGCCGGCAAGCGTGTTGCTATATGCGAACAGCTGGAAGACCCTAAAATGACGAAAAAGTTGGTAAAGAGAGGGATTACCGAATTAGTTACCCCGGGAGTTTCCATCAATGATAATATACTGAATCACCGGGAAAATAATTTTCTGGCAGGTGTGCATTTTGGTAAAAATAATTGTGGTATTGCTTTTTTGGATATTTCTACAGGTGAATTTCTCACGGCTGAAGGAGATTTCGATTATGTTGATAAGTTGTTGGGCAATTTTTCCCCGAAAGAAGTCCTATTTGAAAAAACCAAAAGAAAATTGTTCGAAGAACATTTCGGCACCCGTTTCTTTACTTTCGAACTGGATGACTGGGTATATACCAGCGAAGCGGCGACCGACCGTTTGTTAAAACATTTCGAGACGAAGAATCTGAAAGGGTTTGGTATTCATCAGATGCCTAATGCAATTATAGCAGCAGGCTCTTTGTTGCATTATCTCGATATAACGCAGCATACGCAAATATCCCATATTACTGCATTATCCAGAATAGAAGAAGAGCGTTATGTGCGCCTTGACAAGTTTACTGTTCGTAGTTTGGAATTACTGTCGTCCATGAACGAAGGAGGCAAGAGCCTTTTGGATGTGATTGACCGCACGACCAGTCCTATGGGGGCCCGTATGCTCAAACGCTGGATGGTTTTTCCCTTGAAAGATGTAAAACCCATCGATGACCGGCTGAACGTTGTAGAGTATTTTTTCAGGCATCCCGGTATGGAGGAGGCTCTCGAACCTCAGCTCGAACTGATAGGAGATGTGGAACGTATCATTTCCAAAGTGGCCGTAGGCCGTATATCACCCCGTGAAGTCGTGCAGCTCAAAGTTGCTTTGGGAGCGATGGAACCAATCAAGCAATTATGTGCAGCTTCGGAGGAACCTGTGTTACAACAGATTGGAGAGCAACTGAATCCTTGTACTATCATTCGCGACCGGATAGAGCGTGAAATAAATCCGGATGCTCCTACCTTGGTGAACCGGGGCGGTATTATTCGTAAAGGAGTTAACGGAGAATTGGACGATCTGAGAGATATTTCATATTCGGGTAAAGATTATCTGATGCACATCCAGCAGCGGGAATGTGAGCGTACGGGGATTTCCAGCCTTAAAATCAGTTATAACAATGTATTCGGTTATTATATAGAAGTCCGTAATACTCATAAAGATAAGGTTCCCGAAGAGTGGATAAGAAAGCAGACACTGGTGAGTGCTGAGCGTTATATCACGCAGGAATTGAAAGAGTATGAAGAAAAGATATTGGGGGCTGAAGAGAAAATACTTTCGCTCGAAACCCGTTTATTCAATGAACTGGTTCTGGCATTAAGCGAATATATCCCGGCTATCCAGCATAATTCATCTTTGATCGCCCGTCTCGATTGTCTTCTTTCTTTTGTCAAGGTCGCCCGGGAGAATAAATACATACGCCCTCAGATAGATGAGTCACTTGAGATAGATATTCATGAAGGGCGGCATCCGGTTATTGAAAAGCAAATGGCTCCCGGAGAAGCTTATATCGCGAATAGTGTATTGTTGAATAACGATACGCAACAGATTATTATGATTACCGGACCTAATATGGCTGGTAAATCGGCTTTATTGCGTCAGACGGCGCTCATTGTATTGCTGGCTCAGATAGGCTGCTTTGTCCCTGCAGAGTCGGCGAAAATAGGAGTAGTCGATAAAATATTTACCCGGGTGGGAGCATCGGATAACATCTCTTTAGGCGAGTCTACTTTTATGGTGGAGATGAACGAAGCTGCCGATATTCTTAACAATATGTCGGAAAGAAGTCTTATTCTTTTTGACGAACTGGGGCGCGGAACCAGTACCTACGACGGGATTTCCATAGCTTGGGCTATTGTGGAGCATATACACGAACATCCAAAGGCACGTGCTAAAACTTTATTTGCAACTCATTACCATGAGTTGAACGAGATGGAACGCACCTATAAGCGTATAGCTAACTATAATGTCTCGGTGAAAGAAGTGGATAATAAAGTGATTTTCCTGCGTAAACTAGTTCGCGGCGGTAGTGAACATAGTTTCGGTATTCACGTGGCTAAACTGGCCGGTATGCCTCAAAGTATAGTGAGCCGGGCGAACCAGATATTGAAACAGCTGGAAACCGAAAACCGTCAGAGCGGCATTTCGAAACCGACGATGGAGATCGCTACCAGCCGGAGCGGTATGCAGCTTAGTTTTTTTCAGCTGGACGATCCTGTTCTCTCTCAAATACGTGACGAAATAATCAAGGTGGATATCAATAATCTTACACCGATGGAAGCTTTGAATAAGTTGAATGAAATACGAAAAATAATTACCGGAAAATAATGCTTTAGAGTTTTTCGCTGGAGGTTGATAAGGCAATACGAAAAGATATGAAAAGAACCGATTTTGAAATTATGGCCCCTGTGGGCAGTTATGAGTCCTTAACGGCAGCGATACAAGGCGGTGCTAATTCCATCTATTTCGGAATAGAAGGTTTAAATATGCGTGCACGTTCGTCAAATAATTTTACGGTGAACGATTTGCACGAAATTGTACGTATATGTAATGAACATCATATAAAAAGTTATCTTACGGTTAATACCGTTATATATGACGAAGATCTGAAACTGATGCGCCGGATTATAGATGCGGCGCGTGAAGCCGGATTATCGGCTATAATTGCCAGTGATGTCGCTGCCATGTCTTATGCCAGCAGTATAGGTGTAGAGGTACATCTTTCCACTCAACTGAATATATCCAATGCCGAGGCTCTTAAATTCTATGCCCGTTATGCCGATGTAGTCGTACTGGCTCGTGAACTTAGTCTGGAACAAGTCGCCGGAATATATAAAACGATATGTGATGAAAATATAAAGGGTCCCGGAGGGGAGTTGATTCGCATCGAAATGTTCTGTCACGGAGCTCTTTGTATGGCCGTTTCCGGGAAATGTTATTTGAGCTTGCATGAGATGAACGCTTCGGCCAACCGGGGAGCTTGTATGCAGGTATGCCGGCGGGCCTATACGGTAAAAGATAAGGAGAGCGATCTGGAACTGGAAGTGGATAATCAATATATTATGTCTCCGAAAGATTTGAAGACGATACATTTTATGAACAAAATGATCGATTCGGGGGTACGGGTATTTAAGATTGAGGGACGTGCGAGAGGCGCGGAATATGTGCGGACCGTGGTATCCTGTTATCGCGAAGCGGTCGAGGCATATCTGGATAATAGTTTTACGGATGAAAAGATAGAGGACTGGAATGAGCGGCTGGCTACGGTGTTTAACCGGGGATTCTGGAACGGTTATTATCTGGGGCAACGATTGGGAGAGTGGACTTCGAGGTATGGCTCTTCAGCTACTAAGACGAAGGTTCTGATAGGTAAAGGCATCAAATATTTTTCTAAACTGGGAGTAGCCGAATTTCAAATAGAAAGCCGTTCTTTGAAGGTAGGAGATGAGATTTTGATTACTGGACCTACTACCGGAGCGGTAACTACTATCGTAGATGAAATACGGGTCGATCTGAAACCTGTGGATGAAGCAGTGAAAGGAGAACGTTTTTCTATTAAACTAAAAGAAAAGATAAGACCTTCGGACAAATTATTCAAATGGGTGAATACCGAAGATTTAAAGAAAGAGTTATGATTTCTGTACAGATACAACGAACGGCCGATGGCTCTTCTACTTTATATTTGCCTGATCTGGACGAACACTACCATTCGGTGAAAGGAGCGAAAGAAGAGGCGTCTCATGTTTATGTTCATACGGCATTCGACGCTTGTGTAGAAGAATCTGTCAATGTTTTGGAGATGGGGTTCGGTACCGGATTAAATGCTTTTCTCACGCTGCTCGCCTCCCAAAGCAGAAACGGAAAAGTATATTATACGGCATTAGAGGCATATCCTCTTCCGCTTGATATTATTGAACGGTTACGGTATCCGGAAACGATAGAGCCTGCAGCTTCCGGTTTGTTTCTGAAATTACATGAAGCCGGGTGGAATGTCCGGGAACAGATAACGCCTTCGTTTCACTTGTTGAAAATACAAGCCGATTTATTGAAATATGATTTTCATGATAATAAGTATGATGTGGTCTATTATGATGCGTTTGCTCCGGAAAAACAGCCTGAATTATGGGACGAATCCGTATTTTCCCGTATTTATGATGTTCTTTTTCCGGGCGGTATTTTGAGTACGTATTGTGCTAAAGGTGAAGTCCGCCGGAGATTGCAACGATGTGGGTTTTTGGTGGAAAGACTACAAGGCCCTCCGGGAGGCAAGCGGGAAATAATAAGGGCGGTAAAGCCGTTTGTATAAGAAATAGATTAAAATAATCTGTTATTATGTGTAAACCTTTTCATAAAGGTTTTGTCTAATTAAAAAATGTGTCGTATAAAAATATGGAGCGATGAAAAAAAGACATTTCATAATTGCATGTACGTTGTTTAGTTTCGGAACTTTAGCGGTTTTCGGGCAGTATGGCATACATTCGGATGGTTCCGGAGGATATCTGGAAAGAGGGCGTCTTATGTATGAGAATCATAATTATGTGGGATGTATAGATCAGCTTACACAACTGAAGCGGATGACCTCGGACTATTCTATGAATGAAATTGCCGATTATTTCATTGCTGCGGCAACTTATGAACGGGGGAAAGAAGAGTCCGTAGAAATGCTGGTCCGGTTTGTAAATAAATATCCGTCGTCTGCTTATGTTCCTGAAGCGAATTTCAAGGTCGGCAATTATTATTTTTTTGAAGGAAAGTATGGTTTAGCGATACGGACCTATTCCGGGTTGGACGTGGATAAGCTACCTGAAAGTTTGCAGGCGGACTATTGTTACCGATTGGCATATTCTTATCTGAAAGAAGAAAGTTATTTACAGGCAAAACCTTTGTTCGAAGTTTTGTCCCGTTCTTCAGATAAATACAAAGAAGCCTCGGATTTTTATTTGGCTTATATTTTGTATGCCGAAGGAGATTATGCCCGTGCGATGCAAGGATTTGCCAAAAGTTCGGGGAGCCGTGAATTCGGTACAGAATCACGATATTATATGACACAGATCTATTTTCTCCAAAAGAATTATGCACAGGTAATTTCTTTGGGAAAAGAGTTGCTGGGGGGAAATCCCGGAAAAGAATTCGGAGCTGAACTGAATCGGTTGGTTGGAGAAAGTTCTTATTTCGAAGGAAAGAACAGTGATGCTTTATCCTATCTGGGCCGGTATGTTTCCATGACTCCCAGACCTATGCGGAACAGCCTTTATATGCTGGGAGTAGAAGAGTACAGGGAAAACCGCTATTCCGAGGCTATTGCTTATTTGAGCCGTGTGACCGATAAAGATGATGCGCTGATGCAAAACGCCTATCTTTATATTGCCCAGAGTTATCTTAAATTAGGAGATAAGAAAAATGCCCGATTATCTTTTGAAACGGCATCCCGGTATAATTATGACCAGCAGGTAAAGGAAACGGCTTTATATAACTATGCTTTGAGTATTCATGAGACAGCCTTTTCTCCTTTTGACGAATCTGTCGGGGTCTTTGAACGTTTTCTGAACGAATTTCCAGCTTCAAGATATGCCGATAAAATCAATGATTACCTGGTCGAGGTATATATGACGACTAAAAATTATAAGTCTGCGCTGGTTTCCATTGAAAAAATAAAACGTCCCGACGCCAAAATACTGGCAGCCAAGCAGCGGATTCTGTTTCAGCTGGGTACCGAAGCTTTTACGAACGCCCGTTTGGCCGATGCTAAAAGCTATTTTAAGAGGGCTATTGATATGGGAAATTATGTACCTGAAACCCGGGCGCAAGCTTGGTTCTGGATAGGAGAATGTAATTACCGTCAGAATAATTATGCTCAGGCCGAGCAAGATTATAAAAATTATCTTTCGCTGACAAAACAAAAGAATACTCATTTATATTCTCTGGCCCGTTATGATCTGGCCTATACTTGCTTCAAACAACATAAATTCAGCGAGGCTCTTAGCCATTTTAATTCGTATGT
This region includes:
- the mutS gene encoding DNA mismatch repair protein MutS, with the protein product MKQYFEMKGKHPDAVLLFRVGDFYETYSEDAVISAEILGITLTRRANGVAQHVEMAGFPHHALDTYLPKLVRAGKRVAICEQLEDPKMTKKLVKRGITELVTPGVSINDNILNHRENNFLAGVHFGKNNCGIAFLDISTGEFLTAEGDFDYVDKLLGNFSPKEVLFEKTKRKLFEEHFGTRFFTFELDDWVYTSEAATDRLLKHFETKNLKGFGIHQMPNAIIAAGSLLHYLDITQHTQISHITALSRIEEERYVRLDKFTVRSLELLSSMNEGGKSLLDVIDRTTSPMGARMLKRWMVFPLKDVKPIDDRLNVVEYFFRHPGMEEALEPQLELIGDVERIISKVAVGRISPREVVQLKVALGAMEPIKQLCAASEEPVLQQIGEQLNPCTIIRDRIEREINPDAPTLVNRGGIIRKGVNGELDDLRDISYSGKDYLMHIQQRECERTGISSLKISYNNVFGYYIEVRNTHKDKVPEEWIRKQTLVSAERYITQELKEYEEKILGAEEKILSLETRLFNELVLALSEYIPAIQHNSSLIARLDCLLSFVKVARENKYIRPQIDESLEIDIHEGRHPVIEKQMAPGEAYIANSVLLNNDTQQIIMITGPNMAGKSALLRQTALIVLLAQIGCFVPAESAKIGVVDKIFTRVGASDNISLGESTFMVEMNEAADILNNMSERSLILFDELGRGTSTYDGISIAWAIVEHIHEHPKARAKTLFATHYHELNEMERTYKRIANYNVSVKEVDNKVIFLRKLVRGGSEHSFGIHVAKLAGMPQSIVSRANQILKQLETENRQSGISKPTMEIATSRSGMQLSFFQLDDPVLSQIRDEIIKVDINNLTPMEALNKLNEIRKIITGK
- a CDS encoding DUF4369 domain-containing protein; this translates as MNKIISYVSFVWLLVFVSCGNEKTGFSIEGTLDNLEGKPLFAIYENQEKLYIDTLFPQNGFISLKGEAKALTPVQFYRADKSKYLRLYVKNGDRIELKGDSREPYELNIKGSDLDKELLQFCRDNKSLLNALDSERQEVLKAGVISERLAALNKELSEKVTKYVTGHKNSVLSSILLYDFMPVNSDFSPCDSLFRVISPSAIPPYIVGKWEYLRDKDRKLSTDSVFGGGSFIDKKDSLRVYEAPYEQMMLFYFWKTGNKRSQQDFNILRDLYKEYGKNGLDIVTISLEPDSSAWRRTLGTDSVPGTSLWANGGFANKTIMNSGVPCIPFYVVTDTLGMIIAKGMESDTLKEFIEKKMNGAKERKVSDN
- the metK gene encoding methionine adenosyltransferase, producing the protein MNYLFTSESVSEGHPDKVADQISDALLDEFLAHDANSKVACETLVTTGQVVLAGEVKSNAYVDLMDVARRVINRIGYNKSSYKFDGDSCGVFSAIHEQSADINRGVEREDPMNQGAGDQGMMFGYACNETDNYMPLSLDLSHLLLTELAAIRREEKEMTYLRKGKVTSYLRPDSKSQVTIEYNEDNIPVRVHTIVVSTQHDDFIVPEDSTPEAQAAADAAMLERIYNDVKNILIPRVVEKLPARVKALFDSNIILHVNPTGKFVIGGPHGDTGLTGRKIIVDTYGGKGGHGGGAFSGKDPSKVDRSAAYAARHIAKNLVAAGVSDELLVQVSYAIGVAQPVSVYVNTYGKSNVSLSDAEIAAKITEIFDLRPKAIEERLKLRNPIYEETAAYGHMGRKPEIVKKTFTSKYMPEPLEKEVELFTWEKLDYVDKVKKSFGLV
- a CDS encoding phospholipase A, yielding MRNICMLLVAWLYCYGMHAQIIDKPNTPHYNADSIRDELDKGPYFTLFKDNYFIGGTSIGHKPTKQNSDVKFQISISQRLTKSKLPFNSFLFIEYTQKAFWNVFEKSLPMVDLNFNPGIGLGHLIIHQNRYIGKAGILIEHESNGKDSIYSRSWNRITFSGALLIEKNLEIQFKTWIPIIDGENNKDILKYCGIAQLATSYISENQRWGFTTILTKRSGWNLNFNTILEFNFRLFPKENQYFFVQYYNGYGECLLDYNKFRSRLRIGFVIKPRNFSNY
- a CDS encoding YifB family Mg chelatase-like AAA ATPase, which codes for MLVKVFGAAVQGIDAIVVTIEVNCTQGIRFFMVGLPDTAVKESHERIVSAVQHNGYKFPRMQIVINMAPADIRKEGSAYDLPLAIGILASDGHSISSEKLSSYMMMGELSLDGNILPVKGALPIAIKAREEGFKGLIIPKANVREAAVVNNLDVYGVENIKEVIEFFNGERELEPTVIDTRAEFFAGTSEFDLDFSDVKGQESVKRAFEVAASGGHNIILVGPPGAGKSMMAKRLPSILPPLTLQEALETTKIHSVAGKMDSDSSLLSRRPFRAPHHTISSVALVGGGVFPQPGEISLAHHGVLFLDELPEFSRQVLEVMRQPLEDRKITVSRAKYSIEYPASVMLVASMNPCPCGFYNHPDKECICSPGAVQRYLNRISGPLLDRIDIQVEIVPVPFEKISDIRPSEPSSVIRERVVRAREIQAERFSGISGVYCNAQMNTRLLNRYAVPDDAGLKRLKDAMTRFSLSARAYDRVLKVARTIADLEGSENILSSHISEAITYRNLDRENWAG
- a CDS encoding peptidase U32 family protein — translated: MKRTDFEIMAPVGSYESLTAAIQGGANSIYFGIEGLNMRARSSNNFTVNDLHEIVRICNEHHIKSYLTVNTVIYDEDLKLMRRIIDAAREAGLSAIIASDVAAMSYASSIGVEVHLSTQLNISNAEALKFYARYADVVVLARELSLEQVAGIYKTICDENIKGPGGELIRIEMFCHGALCMAVSGKCYLSLHEMNASANRGACMQVCRRAYTVKDKESDLELEVDNQYIMSPKDLKTIHFMNKMIDSGVRVFKIEGRARGAEYVRTVVSCYREAVEAYLDNSFTDEKIEDWNERLATVFNRGFWNGYYLGQRLGEWTSRYGSSATKTKVLIGKGIKYFSKLGVAEFQIESRSLKVGDEILITGPTTGAVTTIVDEIRVDLKPVDEAVKGERFSIKLKEKIRPSDKLFKWVNTEDLKKEL
- the mnmD gene encoding tRNA (5-methylaminomethyl-2-thiouridine)(34)-methyltransferase MnmD, giving the protein MISVQIQRTADGSSTLYLPDLDEHYHSVKGAKEEASHVYVHTAFDACVEESVNVLEMGFGTGLNAFLTLLASQSRNGKVYYTALEAYPLPLDIIERLRYPETIEPAASGLFLKLHEAGWNVREQITPSFHLLKIQADLLKYDFHDNKYDVVYYDAFAPEKQPELWDESVFSRIYDVLFPGGILSTYCAKGEVRRRLQRCGFLVERLQGPPGGKREIIRAVKPFV